The following coding sequences are from one Halobaculum magnesiiphilum window:
- a CDS encoding low temperature requirement protein A — translation MQEQDVTPLELFFDLVFVFAFTQVTGFLVDHLTWPGMLRGAALLAALWWAWVTYSWLTGAVPAEERLPARLVILTAMSAMLLVALAVPGAFGDDGVLFGVAYFVVRALHVVLYAVATPPETRDAVLRAAPGFLGGPALLVVAGFFDGLLVGVLWIAALAIDYGIVFVRGVEGFHVNVGHFVERHWLVLIIALGESLVAIGVGAEGIPLGTDVVLAALLGIVLVIALWWLYFDYVVLAAERTLAAASGHEQTRMARDSYSYIHLLIVGSIIFIALGIEQTIAHVDESLGTIATVALFGGGALYLLGHNAFRYRDHGHISRERLVGTAVALVLIPVAIRVPAIVALGGITVLFVGLAAYETLRDEHRNRIRTG, via the coding sequence ATGCAGGAGCAGGACGTCACCCCGCTGGAGCTGTTTTTCGATCTGGTGTTCGTGTTCGCATTCACGCAGGTTACAGGGTTTCTCGTCGACCATCTCACTTGGCCCGGCATGCTTCGTGGGGCGGCGTTACTCGCGGCGCTGTGGTGGGCGTGGGTCACCTATTCGTGGCTCACTGGCGCCGTTCCTGCTGAAGAGAGACTCCCCGCTCGGCTCGTGATTCTCACCGCGATGAGTGCGATGTTGCTCGTCGCACTTGCCGTACCCGGTGCATTCGGTGACGATGGTGTCCTCTTCGGTGTCGCCTACTTCGTCGTTCGCGCTCTCCATGTCGTCCTCTATGCAGTCGCAACTCCGCCCGAAACGCGCGATGCAGTCCTTCGGGCTGCACCCGGATTCCTCGGCGGGCCGGCGCTCCTCGTTGTCGCTGGCTTCTTCGATGGTCTTCTTGTAGGCGTTCTCTGGATTGCAGCACTCGCGATCGACTACGGGATTGTGTTCGTTCGTGGTGTCGAGGGGTTTCACGTCAACGTGGGCCACTTCGTCGAACGGCATTGGCTCGTCCTGATTATTGCATTGGGTGAGTCGCTCGTGGCGATCGGCGTCGGCGCGGAAGGCATACCCCTCGGTACCGATGTCGTCCTCGCGGCTCTGCTTGGTATCGTCCTCGTCATCGCGCTCTGGTGGCTCTATTTCGACTACGTCGTCCTCGCCGCAGAGCGGACCCTCGCTGCGGCCAGCGGCCATGAACAAACGCGAATGGCACGCGATTCGTACAGCTACATTCATCTGCTGATCGTCGGAAGCATCATCTTCATCGCGCTCGGTATCGAGCAGACGATTGCACACGTCGATGAGTCGCTGGGGACGATTGCGACTGTCGCTCTCTTTGGGGGCGGTGCTCTCTATTTACTCGGACACAACGCCTTCCGATATCGTGACCACGGGCACATTAGCCGTGAACGGCTCGTTGGAACGGCCGTCGCCCTCGTGTTGATCCCCGTTGCGATACGGGTTCCCGCCATCGTCGCCCTCGGAGGCATCACGGTGCTGTTCGTCGGTCTGGCAGCGTACGAGACGCTGCGGGATGAACATCGGAACAGGATTCGCACTGGCTGA
- a CDS encoding winged helix-turn-helix transcriptional regulator, whose translation MPGPQTDSENEQLHGEEVCNVIDSISQLGSQWRLVVLYDLQESEKRFNELKRSTGASSRTLSRVVDDLQEMGYVSRRLEEDAPVATYYSLTAKGESLCPVFDELEEWTREWGDE comes from the coding sequence ATGCCAGGTCCCCAAACAGATTCAGAAAACGAGCAACTGCACGGCGAAGAGGTGTGCAACGTCATCGACTCCATCAGTCAGCTCGGATCGCAGTGGAGACTGGTCGTCCTCTATGACCTCCAGGAAAGCGAGAAGCGGTTTAACGAACTCAAGCGCTCGACCGGAGCGTCCAGCCGGACTCTCTCACGTGTCGTAGATGATCTTCAAGAGATGGGCTACGTCAGTCGACGCCTCGAAGAAGATGCCCCCGTCGCAACTTACTATAGCCTCACAGCAAAGGGTGAATCTCTCTGCCCGGTATTCGACGAACTCGAAGAGTGGACACGGGAATGGGGAGACGAATAG
- a CDS encoding VOC family protein, with translation MNDNQSTTTEPPVTATPPESAFHATGMDHVSIIGSNIEDTVAFYRDVLGMSLVLKQPNLDAPNVTHLFFDTGDGRMLTFFVEEGRESNTGQLRTPIGGVHHLAFRYDPERLEEIRAGLEEHGHHYNEFDRGIFHSLYTTDHNGLVIELATDKFEIPDDRRGETLALAQQKRVEDGAEYAKAEHLEAALEELGLPVERKTLPEAQSGAGGLG, from the coding sequence ATGAATGACAATCAATCCACAACCACGGAGCCGCCTGTGACCGCTACCCCGCCCGAGAGTGCATTCCATGCGACCGGCATGGACCACGTCTCGATCATCGGAAGCAATATTGAGGACACGGTTGCGTTCTACCGAGACGTGCTCGGCATGTCGCTCGTCCTCAAACAGCCAAATCTCGACGCGCCGAATGTTACTCACCTGTTCTTCGATACGGGTGACGGCCGGATGCTCACGTTCTTCGTCGAAGAAGGTCGAGAGTCGAATACGGGCCAGTTACGCACACCGATTGGTGGTGTCCACCATCTCGCGTTCCGGTACGATCCCGAACGACTCGAAGAGATTCGTGCCGGACTCGAGGAGCACGGCCACCACTACAACGAGTTCGACCGAGGGATCTTCCACTCACTGTATACAACCGACCACAACGGGCTCGTCATCGAACTCGCAACGGACAAGTTCGAAATTCCCGATGACCGACGTGGTGAAACGCTTGCACTCGCCCAGCAGAAGCGCGTCGAGGATGGTGCGGAGTACGCCAAAGCGGAACACCTAGAAGCCGCCCTCGAGGAACTCGGTCTTCCCGTCGAACGGAAGACGCTCCCGGAAGCACAGTCCGGTGCAGGCGGACTCGGCTAA
- a CDS encoding ring-cleaving dioxygenase, with product MLSDTPGIHHITGIVRDAQQNVDFYTGVLGLRLVKQTVNFNEKFTRHLFYGDETGSPGTSLTFFPYPAEDDGRIGKPQITTAALVIPPNSVSYWRDQLAAHDIAVEGPSERFGETVLRFSDPDGTQLELVTGESPVEPWADGPIPPQHAIRGIHSVTLLSTNVYVTASVLDTLGFELIDQEGDRVRYRAPGDRATIVDLLDRDSDFGREGAGSIHHVAVRVPEKEQLYEWHDLFRERGYDVSRVKDRHFFYSLYVREPGGILFELATEQPGLTVDSDRDTFGQSLFLPPWLEEDREMIEGQLQPLDVSSTPELDE from the coding sequence ATGCTCTCAGATACGCCCGGAATTCACCACATCACAGGCATCGTTCGCGACGCCCAGCAGAACGTCGACTTCTACACGGGCGTCCTCGGCCTGCGTCTCGTCAAGCAGACAGTTAACTTCAACGAGAAGTTCACCCGCCACCTCTTCTACGGCGACGAAACCGGCTCACCGGGCACGAGTCTGACGTTCTTTCCTTATCCCGCGGAGGATGACGGCCGAATCGGGAAACCACAGATCACCACCGCCGCGCTGGTGATTCCGCCGAATTCGGTGTCCTACTGGCGGGACCAGCTCGCTGCACACGACATCGCTGTTGAGGGTCCGTCCGAACGGTTCGGCGAGACGGTGCTTCGGTTTTCCGACCCGGACGGCACACAACTCGAACTCGTCACCGGCGAGTCGCCCGTAGAGCCGTGGGCAGACGGACCGATTCCACCGCAACACGCGATTCGCGGCATCCATAGCGTGACGCTGCTCTCGACGAACGTCTACGTCACCGCGAGCGTACTCGACACGCTGGGATTCGAGCTCATCGATCAAGAAGGCGACCGCGTCCGGTATCGTGCACCGGGCGACCGGGCGACCATCGTGGACCTGCTCGACCGAGACAGCGACTTCGGCCGGGAGGGTGCAGGGTCGATCCACCACGTCGCCGTGCGCGTCCCCGAGAAGGAACAGCTCTACGAGTGGCACGACCTCTTCCGGGAGCGCGGCTACGACGTGTCGCGCGTGAAAGACCGCCACTTCTTCTACTCGTTGTACGTCCGTGAGCCCGGCGGTATCCTCTTCGAACTCGCGACGGAACAACCAGGACTCACGGTCGACAGTGACCGCGACACATTCGGACAGTCGCTGTTCCTCCCGCCGTGGCTCGAGGAAGACCGCGAGATGATCGAGGGACAGCTCCAACCGCTCGACGTCTCATCCACGCCAGAGTTAGATGAGTGA
- a CDS encoding alpha/beta hydrolase — protein sequence MSDPFTVESRNDPHGGQPLETAGAPREAADAVVVLLHGRSSTAKHILRLVDEFHHHGVMYLAPQAARRTWYPRSGYLPFEANEPWFSSALDRVAGTLDVAAAADVPPERTLLLGFSQGGCLASELVARNSRRYGGLVVLSGSLLGPETSQEYEGSIDGTSVFLGCSTDDPYVAADRIHETARVFEQLDGDVTSRLYDGLGHAINDDEMQMINTLVEQLV from the coding sequence ATGAGTGACCCATTCACGGTCGAGTCGAGAAATGATCCACACGGAGGCCAGCCCCTCGAAACGGCGGGAGCGCCGCGGGAAGCGGCGGACGCAGTTGTGGTTCTGCTTCACGGCCGGAGTTCGACGGCGAAGCACATCCTTCGACTCGTCGACGAGTTCCACCATCACGGCGTGATGTATCTCGCTCCGCAGGCCGCCCGGCGGACGTGGTATCCGCGGTCGGGGTACCTACCGTTCGAAGCCAACGAACCGTGGTTCTCGTCAGCGCTTGATCGCGTGGCGGGCACGCTCGACGTGGCCGCCGCCGCGGACGTCCCTCCCGAGCGCACGCTCCTGCTTGGGTTTTCACAGGGCGGGTGTCTCGCGAGCGAGTTGGTCGCACGGAACTCCCGTCGCTACGGCGGACTCGTCGTGCTATCGGGAAGCCTGCTCGGCCCGGAAACGAGCCAGGAGTACGAGGGCTCCATCGATGGCACGTCGGTCTTTCTGGGGTGCAGTACCGACGATCCCTACGTCGCGGCTGATCGTATTCACGAGACAGCACGTGTGTTCGAACAGCTCGATGGTGACGTAACGAGCCGACTCTACGATGGTCTGGGGCACGCCATCAACGACGACGAAATGCAGATGATCAATACCCTCGTCGAACAACTCGTCTGA
- a CDS encoding SDR family oxidoreductase, translating to MSTSFDFSDQIVLVAGASGTLGTATVKRFRNAGATVCMSARHPPEDGDAAALLDADNVHFYDADFTDEDAVEQMFDAVIADHGHLDALCTLIGAWQGGTSLDETEVEAFESLMNVNLKTMFLAAKHGLRHLRESNGNLVSVSARASLEGGEGDGPYRAAKAGVRLLTETIAEENLGNVRANAIMPSIIDTPANREMLPDADHEGWPTPAEIAQMIVFLCSDAASVTSGAAVPVYGEV from the coding sequence ATGTCGACCTCCTTCGATTTTAGTGACCAGATCGTTCTCGTAGCCGGTGCGAGTGGCACGCTCGGCACAGCAACCGTCAAACGCTTCCGTAACGCTGGTGCAACTGTTTGTATGAGCGCTCGCCATCCGCCGGAAGACGGCGATGCCGCGGCACTACTCGATGCGGACAACGTTCATTTTTACGACGCTGACTTCACCGACGAAGACGCTGTCGAGCAAATGTTCGATGCGGTAATAGCTGATCATGGACATCTCGATGCACTCTGTACACTGATTGGCGCGTGGCAGGGCGGAACGTCACTCGACGAGACCGAGGTGGAAGCGTTCGAATCCCTCATGAACGTGAATCTCAAGACGATGTTTCTTGCAGCGAAGCACGGTCTTCGCCATCTGCGCGAGTCCAACGGAAATCTCGTGAGTGTCAGTGCCCGTGCTTCGTTAGAAGGTGGTGAAGGGGATGGCCCGTATCGGGCAGCGAAAGCCGGGGTCCGACTCCTGACCGAAACGATCGCGGAAGAAAATCTTGGTAACGTCCGGGCGAACGCGATCATGCCAAGCATCATCGATACACCAGCAAATCGAGAAATGTTGCCAGATGCCGACCACGAGGGGTGGCCGACCCCAGCCGAGATCGCTCAGATGATCGTATTCCTCTGTAGTGACGCTGCGAGCGTTACAAGCGGTGCCGCTGTCCCCGTGTACGGAGAGGTTTGA
- a CDS encoding CoA-binding protein, which yields MPIEDNDELRRILDYDRVAVIGASTSYEKAAHIVPAYLQRHGYEIIPVNPTADEIFGERAYDSLADVPGPIDIVEIFRPSEEVPDIVEQAVARDDVKALWMQLGIRNDEAVQAAETAGLDVVQDHCMKVEHGQLIRHPMD from the coding sequence ATGCCAATCGAAGATAACGACGAACTCCGACGAATTCTTGACTACGACCGAGTTGCTGTCATCGGTGCATCGACGTCCTACGAAAAAGCCGCACACATCGTGCCAGCCTACCTCCAGCGTCACGGCTACGAAATCATCCCTGTCAATCCGACGGCAGACGAGATATTCGGCGAGCGGGCCTACGATTCTCTGGCCGACGTTCCAGGTCCGATCGACATCGTCGAAATCTTTCGGCCGAGCGAAGAAGTCCCGGACATCGTGGAGCAGGCAGTGGCTCGTGACGACGTGAAGGCACTCTGGATGCAGCTTGGAATTCGAAACGACGAGGCGGTACAAGCTGCAGAAACGGCTGGATTAGATGTCGTTCAAGACCACTGCATGAAGGTCGAACATGGCCAACTCATTCGGCACCCGATGGACTGA
- a CDS encoding zinc ribbon domain-containing protein, translating to MAYCSHCGSEVGQDHHFCGDCGNPLPNCPDELRDSHYDSLSDGFLSGDEYQYLIEVLNENRQPHPDDPERQEIIDRARSSLLDFRLLAQLDTIDDRDVFGKPVAHLIRYLNDGDLTDVEQVHALGLLDLFPMLVKSLTPQLAAGLIERMISSGISVPEDGKLDVSVSVEIEPDEETLTDIRKRQEESNDISFFESWVLFLEGDLEEPQLQ from the coding sequence ATGGCATACTGTTCACATTGCGGTTCAGAGGTCGGCCAGGATCACCATTTCTGTGGAGATTGTGGAAACCCCCTTCCGAACTGTCCGGATGAGCTGCGAGACTCCCATTACGACTCGCTGAGCGACGGATTCCTCTCGGGCGATGAGTATCAATATCTGATCGAGGTGTTAAATGAGAATCGGCAGCCTCATCCAGATGATCCAGAGCGTCAGGAAATCATCGATCGAGCGCGTTCCTCACTTCTCGATTTCCGGCTGTTAGCCCAGCTCGATACTATCGACGATCGAGATGTGTTTGGGAAACCAGTAGCCCATCTCATCAGATATCTCAATGATGGCGACCTGACTGATGTTGAGCAGGTACACGCGCTTGGTTTGTTGGATCTCTTCCCGATGCTCGTGAAGAGCCTCACGCCACAGTTAGCCGCTGGGTTGATTGAGCGAATGATTTCATCAGGGATTTCCGTTCCAGAAGACGGAAAACTCGATGTCTCGGTATCGGTCGAGATCGAACCAGACGAAGAGACACTTACAGATATTCGAAAACGGCAAGAAGAGAGCAACGACATATCATTCTTCGAATCGTGGGTTCTCTTCTTAGAGGGAGATTTAGAAGAACCTCAACTGCAGTAG
- a CDS encoding metal-dependent hydrolase produces the protein MYRTGHYGAALLGYAPIGFLLLLFGLRELALLGGAGAVVLAMVPDLDQRVPGVTHRGPTHTVWFGLFIGGVLGIGAGLMGSSRGVIAATSLAVLGFLVGAVSVLSHIAADALTPAGVRPFTPVRNRRYSYNVATAKNPIANYALLGAGVLVSGAALVVGSTLRDYLGRL, from the coding sequence ATGTATCGAACCGGACACTACGGAGCTGCTCTCTTAGGATATGCACCGATAGGATTTCTCCTCCTTCTCTTTGGACTCCGCGAACTCGCACTTCTCGGTGGCGCCGGTGCTGTCGTCCTCGCGATGGTCCCCGATCTCGATCAGCGGGTACCCGGTGTCACACATCGTGGACCAACGCATACAGTGTGGTTCGGTCTCTTTATTGGGGGAGTGCTTGGAATCGGTGCTGGACTGATGGGGAGTTCACGAGGCGTGATTGCAGCAACTAGCCTCGCAGTGCTTGGCTTTCTCGTCGGTGCTGTCAGTGTCCTCTCCCACATCGCAGCAGACGCGCTTACTCCCGCTGGCGTTCGCCCGTTCACTCCTGTCCGGAACCGCCGGTACTCCTACAACGTCGCGACGGCGAAGAACCCGATCGCCAATTACGCTCTTCTGGGAGCGGGAGTGCTCGTTAGTGGAGCTGCATTGGTTGTCGGCTCCACGCTTCGCGACTACCTGGGCCGACTCTAA